The Streptomyces sp. NBC_00569 genomic sequence CCCGTCCGTGATGGCGTCCTCGATCGTGCGGAACGGCGTGTTGTACCCCGCCCTGCCCTCCAGGTGCGGCTTGAAGGACTGCGCGACCTTCGCCTCGTACAGCTCCTTGAAGCGCGCCACCGCCCGCTCGTGCGAGTCCGCGATGAGCAGGCCGCCCGAGCCCGCCGCGACATGCGCCCGCGCCGGATCGTGCCCGTACGCCTCGAACCGCTCCCGGTAGTGGTCGATGAGCTTCGCGTAGGCCGCCCGCGGCTGGACGGCATTGGCCGTGAACAGCGGATCGCCGTGCCGGGCCGCCAGCTCGGGGGAGTTGAGCGAGGTCGCCGAGCCGTGCCAGACGCGCGGCAGTCCGTCGTACGGACGCGGCACCGTCGTCACGTTCTTCAGGGCGGGCCTGAACTCGCCCTCCCAGTCGACGCCTTCCTCGCTCCACAGCCGCCGAAGGAGCTCGTACTTCTCCTTCTGGAGGTCCCACTGCCGCTCCTCGTCGAGCCCGAAGAGGTCGAAGTGGCCGGCCTCCGCGCCCTTGCCGATGACCAACTCGACGCGTCCACGGGAGAGCTGGTCGAGGGTCGCGTAGTCCTCCGCGACCCGTACCGGATCGAGGATCGCGACGACCGTCACGCCGGTCAGCAGCTTGATACGGGACGTACGGGCGGCCAGCGCGCCGAGGAGCACCGTCGGGCTCGACGACAGGAACGCCCCCGCGTGCCGCTCGCCGACCGCGTACGCGTCGAAGCCGAACTCCTCCGCCGCGGCACCGACGTCGACGACCTGCGCCAACCGGTCGGCGGCGGATGGGAGTTCACCGGAGAGTGGGTGCGGCGCATGGCCGATGATGGACAGGACCTGGAACTTCATGCCCCCACTCTCGCGCCCGG encodes the following:
- a CDS encoding LLM class flavin-dependent oxidoreductase translates to MKFQVLSIIGHAPHPLSGELPSAADRLAQVVDVGAAAEEFGFDAYAVGERHAGAFLSSSPTVLLGALAARTSRIKLLTGVTVVAILDPVRVAEDYATLDQLSRGRVELVIGKGAEAGHFDLFGLDEERQWDLQKEKYELLRRLWSEEGVDWEGEFRPALKNVTTVPRPYDGLPRVWHGSATSLNSPELAARHGDPLFTANAVQPRAAYAKLIDHYRERFEAYGHDPARAHVAAGSGGLLIADSHERAVARFKELYEAKVAQSFKPHLEGRAGYNTPFRTIEDAITDGPQLIGSPQQIIDKILGYHEVYRHDLQSVTVDAFGQGTGEQVETLQRFAEEIAPVIRREAPSSLWE